The proteins below are encoded in one region of Dioscorea cayenensis subsp. rotundata cultivar TDr96_F1 chromosome 18, TDr96_F1_v2_PseudoChromosome.rev07_lg8_w22 25.fasta, whole genome shotgun sequence:
- the LOC120282860 gene encoding disease resistance protein RGA2-like — protein sequence MGFRTRLENDSGGSPAEGDLEYMELQRKVEEINKAAEADTIRQSSGRIKRLFQLISRPSTALSDGKKRRFSTSSQSLNLSTDGDDIMNKISSIIKQINNIESKMKDEIKLEEWFDKISLNGVYDPREQQQFTQNKRVTTSSTNERELYGRDYEFRQLIKLVLREPNANDNISVVPIVGMGGIGKTTLAQFVFNSTEIANHFDKKAWICVSDHFDKFRITKEILDSFSIVDSNSPTDLCGITTSLDLLERELKRHLKGKKFLLVLDDVWSEEWQKVLILLEFAQTEAIKLIVTCRDPKILGVLADGGNQITLKGLSDGDYWLFFLNCAFGGKNPDNYSQQLHDLGKKIVGKLKGSPLAAKTVGKILGRSLTEKHWKDILESDFWKLETDAHDIMSALALSFYYLPQPLQLCFTFCSMFPKGYEYDMYNLIDMWIAHDYIQECESSSKTL from the exons ATGGGGTTTAGGACTCGACTGGAGAACGACAGTGGAGGGTCTCCAGCAGAGGGAG ACTTGGAGTACATGGAACTGCAGAGAAAGGTGGAGGAGATCAACAAGGCTGCAGAAGCTGATACTATCAGACAATCGAGTGGAAGAATAAAGCGCTTGTTTCAGTTAATTTCTCGGCCATCAACTGCCTTATCAGATGGGAAAAAACGTCGCTTTTCCACATCATCGCAATCCTTGAATCTATCAACAG ATGGTGATGATATCATGAATAAGATCAGCagtattataaaacaaataaataacattgaATCAAAGATGAAGGAtgaaatcaagttggaagaatGGTTTGATAAGATCAGCTTGAATGGAGTTTATGATCCAAGGGAACAACAACAATTTACCCAAAATAAACGTGTCACCACATCATCAACAAATGAAAGGGAGTTATATGGCCGAGATTATGAATTCAGACAATTAATTAAGTTGGTCCTCAGAGAGCCAAATGCCAATGATAATATTTCTGTTGTACCAATAGTAGGGATGGGTGGTATAGGCAAAACCACTCTAGCTCAGTTTGTCTTCAACAGCACAGAAATCGCAAATCATTTTGACAAGAAAGCATGGATATGTGTCTCAGATcactttgacaaattcagaaTCACCAAAGAAATATTAGATTCATTTTCCATTGTTGATAGTAATAGCCCAACCGATCTATGTGGCATCACCACTAGCTTGGATCTTCTTGAGAGGGAACTTAAAAGGCACTTAAAGGGGaagaaatttttattggtgCTTGATGATGTTTGGTCTGAAGAATGGCAAAAAGTCCTTATCCTTCTAGAATTTGCACAGACAGAGGCTATTAAACTCATTGTGACTTGTAGGGATCCTAAAATATTAGGAGTTCTAGCTGATGGGGGAAATCAAATTACTTTGAAAGGTTTATCTGATGGAGACTACTGGTTGTTTTTTCTAAATTGTGCCTTTGGGGGTAAGAATCCGGACAATTATTCGCAGCAACTACATGATTTAGGAAAGAAGATAGTGGGAAAGCTCAAAGGGTCACCATTAGCAGCAAAGACAGTTGGAAAAATTTTGGGGAGAAGTTTGACTGAAAAGCATTGGAAGGACATATTGGAGAGTGACTTTTGGAAATTAGAAACCGATGCACATGATATTATGTCTGCGCTTGCATTGAGTTTCTATTATCTACCTCAACCTCTTCAATTATGCTTTACCTTTTGTTCAATGTTTCCTAAAGGTTATGAATATGACATGTATAATCTTATCGACATGTGGATAGCCCATGATTATATACAAGAATGTGAAAGTAGTTCAAAGACATTGTAA
- the LOC120282862 gene encoding putative disease resistance protein At3g14460, whose amino-acid sequence MFQDTDKFYYQHCLAYHVKREGGYQIAQLRNMNELRGGLLIEGLENINNMEEAMKAKLKKKHHIKHLHLRWTDKVDGCKHDVGEQVLEALQPHPNLNYLTIEGYMGSISPSWLMTLALQNLQSIFLDKCRNWARLPSALGLLPSLKKLILVDIDNITIEGDDFMIEMFPSLELLELRKAIVSFEGMSSLLSSSSSSLTTQGRRKLFPCLQQLIVEECDGVNGLPWSMLSALGKLEIIASHGLQGQMPRCFQNLISLSELYIQELKIETSAIGTQQQQGLLPNLRKIDIACCENISFMQGLLLGVPSLEKLTIYRCSPVSLPALGHLSFLTDISLEEVEVRVEEDLTPAFPSLCTLHLMKASVLFQNLSSSVTTQNHNCFPKLTALRIRECDQVNGLHWPLFSALQYLFLINSPGVDHQLPGCLHGLSSLLTLDLTGAKIKALSVEVMVTLHALQYLHLQNCNELISMDGLQALPSLKQLFIVACPKFRSWCTEEKTEHGISLPNLHQMYIHSCEGLESLPAWLPHFPSLESLHILNCPKFHSLPEGGLPSSLLKLDIIECDQGLMERCLQEGSLEWLMIQQIPGRNYIY is encoded by the coding sequence ATGTTTCAAGACACTGATAAGTTTTACTATCAACACTGTCTAGCATATCATGTGAAAAGAGAAGGAGGTTACCAGATTGCACAATTGAGGAATATGAATGAACTGAGAGGTGGACTTTTGATTGAAGGCTTGGAGAACATCAACAATATGGAAGAAGCGATGAAAgccaaattgaagaagaaacatCATATCAAGCACTTACATTTAAGATGGACAGATAAAGTGGATGGTTGCAAGCATGATGTCGGAGAACAAGTGCTCGAAGCCCTCCAACCTCATCCCAACTTAAATTATTTGACCATTGAAGGGTATATGGGTTCCATATCGCCCAGCTGGCTTATGACACTTGCATTGCAGAATTTACAAAGCATATTCTTAGATAAATGCAGGAATTGGGCACGCCTACCTTCAGCACTTGGGTTGTTACCTTCTCTCAAGAAACTAATCTTAGTTGACATTGACAACATTACAATTGAAGGTGATGATTTCATGATTGAGATGTTTCCTTCCCTGGAACTCCTTGAATTAAGGAAAGCAATAGTATCTTTCGAGGGCATGTCTTCGttgttgtcatcatcatcatcatctctaaCAACGCAAGGGCGCCGCAAGTTGTTTCCTTGTCTTCAGCAACTGATAGTGGAGGAGTGTGATGGAGTGAATGGATTACCTTGGTCCATGCTTTCAGCATTGGGCAAACTCGAAATAATTGCTAGTCATGGGCTTCAAGGTCAAATGCCAAGATGCTTTCAAAACCTTATCTCTCTTTCCGAGTTGTATATACAAGAATTAAAGATTGAAACCAGTGCTATTGGGACACAACAGCAGCAAGGCCTCCTAccaaatctgagaaaaattgaTATAGCATGCTGTGAAAATATCTCATTTATGCAAGGTTTATTGCTTGGCGTTCCTTCACTGGAGAAATTGACTATTTATAGGTGTAGTCCAGTAAGTCTTCCGGCACTTGGACACTTGTCCTTCCTTACAGACATTTCATTGGAAGAGGTAGAGGTAAGAGTGGAAGAGGATTTAACACCAGCATTTCCTTCTTTATGTACACTGCATTTGATGAAAGCATCAGTGCTTTTCCAGAATTTGTCATCATCAGTTACAACACAAAATCACAACTGCTTTCCCAAGCTTACCGCCCTTAGAATTCGGGAGTGTGACCAAGTGAATGGATTACATTGGCCTTTGTTTTCAGCACTACAATATCTATTCTTAATAAATAGTCCTGGGGTGGATCACCAGTTGCCAGGATGTCTCCATGGCCTCTCATCGCTTTTGACATTGGATTTGACTGGGGCAAAGATTAAAGCCCTTTCTGTAGAGGTGATGGTTACACTGCATGCACTTCAGTATTTACATCTTCAAAATTGTAATGAGCTGATATCGATGGACGGTTTACAAGCCCTCCCTTCCCTGAAACAATTGTTTATTGTTGCCTGCCCCAAATTCAGATCATGGTGCACGGAGGAGAAAACAGAGCATGGAATCTCGCTGCCAAATCTGCATCAAATGTATATACATTCTTGCGAAGGTCTTGAGTCACTGCCTGCTTGGTTGCCTCATTTTCCTTCCCTCGAGTCATTGCATATTCTTAACTGCCCAAAGTTTCATTCACTGCCAGAAGGCGGCCTTCCTTCCTCGCTTTTAAAGTTAGACATCATAGAATGTGACCAAGGGTTAATGGAACGGTGCCTCCAAGAGGGGTCTCTTGAATGGCTAATGATTCAGCAAATCCCTGgaagaaattatatttattga
- the LOC120281926 gene encoding suppressor of Mek1-like isoform X2, protein MVLDCNCRKVFEVLLNNPQIFDRIFGDEFILDILGSLEYDRDIPPVQNHLSFLKEHVIYKEDVILPGVLDEVTIASPSAIIPANNATVVLLLKDDTSFIQELFARMKSPSKSDESKRNLDKWAKNLYLASMCYGRICTLIHI, encoded by the exons ATGGTGTTGGATTGCAATTGCAGGAAAGTTTTTGAAG TTCTTCTCAACAACCCACAGATTTTTGATAGAATTTTTGGCGATGAATTCATTTTGGATATTCTTGGTTCTCTTGaat ATGATCGTGACATACCTCCAGTGCAAAATCATCTGTCTTTCTTAAAGGAGCATGTGATTTATAAGGAG GATGTTATTTTGCCAGGAGTATTGGATGAGGTAACTATTGCAAGTCCCAGTGCCATCATTCCAGCAAATAATGCTACT GTTGTTTTGTTGCTAAAAGATGATACTTCCTTTATTCAAGAATTATTTGCAAGGATGAAATCGCCTTCCAAATCTGATGAATCAAAGAGGAACTTG GACAAATGGGCTAAGAACTTGTACCTTGCATCAATGTGCTATGGTCGTATCTGTACCTTGATACATATTTAA
- the LOC120281926 gene encoding serine/threonine-protein phosphatase 4 regulatory subunit 3-like isoform X1, with product MVLDCNCRKVFEVLLNNPQIFDRIFGDEFILDILGSLEYDRDIPPVQNHLSFLKEHVIYKEAITIKYPLVLSEIHQTYRIVYIKDVILPGVLDEVTIASPSAIIPANNATVVLLLKDDTSFIQELFARMKSPSKSDESKRNLDKWAKNLYLASMCYGRICTLIHI from the exons ATGGTGTTGGATTGCAATTGCAGGAAAGTTTTTGAAG TTCTTCTCAACAACCCACAGATTTTTGATAGAATTTTTGGCGATGAATTCATTTTGGATATTCTTGGTTCTCTTGaat ATGATCGTGACATACCTCCAGTGCAAAATCATCTGTCTTTCTTAAAGGAGCATGTGATTTATAAGGAG GCTATCACTATTAAATATCCTTTGGTATTGTCAGAAATTCATCAAACCTATcgaattgtttatataaaa GATGTTATTTTGCCAGGAGTATTGGATGAGGTAACTATTGCAAGTCCCAGTGCCATCATTCCAGCAAATAATGCTACT GTTGTTTTGTTGCTAAAAGATGATACTTCCTTTATTCAAGAATTATTTGCAAGGATGAAATCGCCTTCCAAATCTGATGAATCAAAGAGGAACTTG GACAAATGGGCTAAGAACTTGTACCTTGCATCAATGTGCTATGGTCGTATCTGTACCTTGATACATATTTAA